The proteins below are encoded in one region of Asticcacaulis excentricus CB 48:
- a CDS encoding helix-turn-helix domain-containing protein, with protein sequence MSVTICLSEQLARRRLSLVELSDRTGIAVRHLELLRDQKAVAVRLRTLESLCRALNCTPGDLLVIKDEE encoded by the coding sequence ATGAGTGTAACCATCTGTCTGAGCGAGCAACTGGCGCGGCGGCGTTTGTCTCTGGTCGAACTGTCCGACCGGACAGGGATCGCTGTGCGGCATCTGGAATTGCTGCGCGATCAGAAGGCCGTGGCCGTACGGCTGCGCACTCTGGAATCGCTGTGCCGGGCGCTCAACTGCACGCCCGGCGATCTCTTGGTCATAAAGGACGAAGAATAG
- the hemW gene encoding radical SAM family heme chaperone HemW: MAVLTSAPVALYIHWPYCSRICPYCDFNVTRDRGQADTQNALFEAIRADLRMQASWLGPRRLVSVFFGGGTPSLMKPDWVAAVINEAKTLFPVTNDIEITLEANPTDAEIARYRAFQAAGINRLSIGIQSLNDAALRFLGRNHSAREALMGLETALSVFDRVSLDLIYALPDQSLENWEDELRRAAHLGVEHISPYQLTIESETAFGRAARRGQLRIPDPERGEAFYDQTQSVLTELGYEAYEVSNHARGKEARSKHNINVWEGVDYVGIGPGAHGRLTFDKARHATVAEPDLKAYIARVRETGHSVTREPLSPEEASEEALMLGLRLIEGVRLERIAGLPLNKSDELIAGGFLEATRERLRATPKGRVVLDRLLLELLS, translated from the coding sequence ATGGCTGTTCTGACATCCGCCCCCGTCGCTCTCTATATCCACTGGCCGTACTGTTCGCGCATCTGTCCCTATTGTGATTTCAATGTAACGCGCGATCGTGGTCAGGCCGACACACAAAATGCCCTCTTTGAGGCGATCCGTGCCGATCTGAGGATGCAGGCGTCGTGGCTGGGGCCGCGTCGTCTGGTCTCGGTTTTTTTTGGCGGTGGTACGCCTTCGCTGATGAAGCCCGACTGGGTGGCGGCTGTGATCAACGAGGCTAAAACCCTGTTTCCGGTTACTAATGATATCGAAATCACGCTGGAGGCTAATCCGACGGATGCCGAAATCGCCCGTTATCGCGCCTTTCAGGCGGCGGGCATTAACCGCCTGTCGATCGGGATCCAGTCGCTGAATGACGCGGCGCTGCGTTTTCTGGGGCGCAATCATTCGGCACGCGAAGCGCTCATGGGATTAGAGACAGCCCTGTCTGTGTTTGACCGGGTGTCGCTGGACCTGATCTACGCCCTGCCAGACCAAAGTCTTGAAAACTGGGAAGATGAGCTGCGGCGGGCGGCCCATCTGGGTGTCGAACATATCTCGCCCTATCAACTGACTATCGAATCCGAGACCGCCTTCGGGCGGGCAGCCCGGCGAGGGCAGTTACGCATTCCCGACCCGGAACGGGGTGAAGCCTTCTATGATCAAACCCAGTCTGTTCTGACCGAACTGGGCTATGAGGCCTATGAGGTGTCCAACCATGCACGTGGTAAAGAGGCGCGTTCGAAGCACAATATAAACGTCTGGGAAGGCGTGGACTATGTGGGCATAGGACCAGGCGCGCATGGTCGCCTGACGTTTGACAAGGCGCGTCACGCCACGGTCGCTGAGCCTGATCTCAAAGCCTATATCGCGCGTGTCCGCGAAACCGGCCACAGCGTGACGCGCGAACCCTTATCACCCGAAGAGGCCAGCGAAGAGGCGCTGATGCTGGGGTTGCGTCTGATTGAAGGTGTGCGGCTTGAACGCATTGCCGGGCTGCCGCTGAACAAAAGCGATGAGCTGATTGCCGGGGGCTTTCTCGAAGCGACGCGGGAGCGTCTACGCGCTACGCCGAAGGGCCGGGTTGTACTCGACCGGCTGCTCCTGGAGCTTTTGTCATAA
- the rph gene encoding ribonuclease PH, with protein sequence MSQFDALNALKTFRPSNRQADQLRKVTLETGVTRYAEGSCLITVGHTKVLATASVEQGVPPFLKGKGQGWVTAEYGMLPRSTHTRSRREAAAGKQSGRTQEIQRLIGRSLRAVVDLKALGERQITLDCDVIQADGGTRCASITAAWVALSLACDKLLEQKLISASPIIDQVAAVSCGVFENVPVLDLDYDEDSTAETDSNFVLTGSGHIVEIQATGEKRGFSRDEFNTLFDLATQGATELFALQREAAGK encoded by the coding sequence ATGTCGCAATTCGACGCCCTGAACGCCTTGAAAACCTTTCGCCCGTCCAACCGTCAGGCGGATCAGTTACGCAAGGTGACGCTGGAAACCGGTGTGACGCGTTATGCCGAAGGCTCGTGTCTGATCACGGTGGGCCATACCAAGGTGCTGGCCACGGCGTCGGTGGAACAGGGCGTACCGCCCTTCCTGAAGGGCAAGGGGCAGGGTTGGGTGACGGCGGAATACGGCATGTTGCCGCGTTCGACCCACACCCGTTCGCGCCGAGAAGCCGCTGCCGGCAAGCAGTCGGGCCGCACGCAGGAAATCCAGCGCCTGATCGGGCGCTCGTTACGCGCTGTCGTCGATCTCAAGGCGCTGGGTGAGCGCCAGATTACGCTCGATTGCGATGTGATTCAGGCCGATGGTGGGACACGCTGCGCCTCAATCACCGCGGCCTGGGTGGCCTTATCTTTGGCGTGCGACAAGCTTTTGGAGCAGAAGCTGATTTCCGCAAGCCCGATTATTGATCAGGTCGCGGCCGTGTCCTGCGGCGTCTTTGAAAATGTGCCGGTGCTCGACCTCGACTACGACGAGGATTCGACTGCAGAGACGGATTCGAACTTTGTGCTGACCGGTTCAGGGCACATCGTTGAAATTCAGGCTACCGGCGAAAAGCGCGGCTTCTCACGCGACGAGTTCAACACCCTGTTCGACCTGGCGACCCAAGGGGCGACGGAACTGTTTGCCCTGCAACGCGAGGCGGCGGGCAAGTAA
- a CDS encoding non-canonical purine NTP pyrophosphatase, with protein sequence MSISLVAGQKLIAATHNPGKAREIDSLLNGRFEVVSAGSLGLPEPDETENSFIGNAILKARHAAMAAGLPALADDSGLSIAALNGDPGIYSARWAGPQKDFPRAMEIIHHKMIQAEVHNPETYSTRAWFTSALAVAWPEGHAVVFEGVVHGNIVAPRGDKGFGYDPIFQPDGYEITYAEMDDVLKDSLSHRHLAFEQLKAWLF encoded by the coding sequence ATGTCGATTTCGCTTGTTGCCGGTCAGAAGCTGATTGCCGCTACCCACAATCCGGGCAAGGCGCGCGAAATCGACAGCCTACTCAATGGCCGGTTTGAGGTTGTCTCGGCGGGCAGTCTGGGTCTTCCGGAGCCGGATGAGACGGAAAACAGCTTTATCGGCAATGCCATCCTCAAGGCGCGCCATGCGGCAATGGCGGCGGGTCTGCCGGCTCTGGCCGACGATTCAGGCCTGAGCATCGCCGCCTTAAATGGTGATCCGGGTATTTACAGCGCCCGCTGGGCCGGGCCGCAGAAGGATTTTCCGCGCGCCATGGAAATCATCCACCACAAGATGATTCAGGCGGAGGTCCATAATCCCGAGACCTATTCCACGCGGGCGTGGTTTACTTCGGCTCTGGCCGTCGCCTGGCCCGAAGGCCACGCGGTCGTCTTCGAAGGCGTGGTGCATGGCAATATTGTCGCCCCGCGCGGCGACAAGGGATTCGGTTACGACCCCATCTTTCAGCCGGATGGCTATGAGATCACCTATGCCGAGATGGATGACGTGCTGAAAGACAGCCTCAGCCACCGCCATCTGGCCTTCGAACAGTTGAAGGCATGGCTGTTCTGA
- the grpE gene encoding nucleotide exchange factor GrpE, producing MSEEHTEQDAPFANDAIDTLNAALEQLQAENAALKEQALRYAAEAENVKRRAEREMNDARAYAIQRFSRDLLGVADVLQRALQAVPGQVEDPAFKNFVSGIEMTEKELAGAFEKNGVKKIAPLKGDKFDPNFHQAVMEQPSTEVEGGSVLMVMQAGYELFGRTIRPAMVVTAAKTASAANGAYNGSDTASGGTVNTQA from the coding sequence ATGAGCGAAGAACATACTGAACAAGACGCCCCGTTCGCCAATGACGCCATCGACACGCTGAACGCGGCGCTGGAGCAGCTTCAGGCCGAAAACGCCGCACTCAAGGAGCAGGCGCTGCGATATGCTGCCGAGGCCGAAAACGTCAAACGCCGCGCCGAGCGCGAAATGAATGACGCGCGCGCCTATGCCATCCAGCGCTTTTCGCGCGACCTTCTGGGCGTGGCCGACGTGCTGCAACGCGCGCTTCAGGCTGTCCCGGGGCAGGTCGAAGACCCGGCGTTCAAAAACTTCGTCTCCGGTATCGAGATGACGGAAAAGGAACTGGCCGGGGCCTTTGAAAAGAACGGTGTCAAGAAAATTGCACCGCTCAAGGGCGACAAGTTCGATCCCAACTTCCATCAAGCCGTGATGGAGCAACCTTCCACTGAGGTTGAGGGTGGCAGCGTCCTGATGGTCATGCAGGCGGGCTATGAACTGTTCGGCCGCACGATCCGCCCTGCCATGGTCGTGACAGCGGCCAAAACGGCCAGCGCCGCCAACGGGGCTTATAATGGCAGCGATACCGCCTCTGGCGGCACAGTCAATACGCAGGCGTAA
- a CDS encoding dienelactone hydrolase family protein — protein MTMNTLPLTRPEGSEPQDFHVSRRGIAGLFFAGYALGAGTAAAQSPVSTPSTGLIAKDLTVPTDSDYAIPAYIALPQDAKRRPVVLVVPEIFGLHDYLRDVCRRLAYQGYVALTFDPFARKGNAAALKDTAEIRKLVETATNEQVMGDLKTLIAWLKTNPDVGQSKGVFGKTKFADTSRIGITGFCWGGAVTWMAASSIPDIKAGVAWYGRLERPAATDFLGKEDRQWPIDRASGLRRPVLGLYAGQDGGISLESVERMNAALKASGKTPSYIKVYKDAKHGFHADYRALYNETAAKEGWAELLKWFGTYL, from the coding sequence ATGACCATGAACACTCTGCCCCTTACGCGCCCCGAAGGGAGCGAACCGCAGGATTTCCACGTCAGTCGCCGCGGCATAGCCGGGTTGTTCTTTGCGGGCTATGCACTGGGCGCCGGGACCGCCGCGGCCCAATCACCCGTGTCCACGCCTTCGACCGGTCTGATCGCTAAAGACCTGACAGTGCCGACCGATAGCGACTACGCTATCCCCGCCTATATCGCCTTGCCCCAGGACGCCAAGCGACGTCCAGTGGTGCTGGTCGTCCCGGAGATCTTCGGACTGCACGACTACCTGCGCGATGTCTGTCGCCGCCTGGCATATCAAGGTTATGTGGCCCTGACGTTTGATCCTTTCGCGCGCAAGGGCAATGCGGCAGCTTTGAAAGACACGGCCGAAATCCGCAAGCTGGTCGAAACCGCGACCAATGAGCAGGTGATGGGCGATCTGAAAACCCTGATCGCCTGGTTGAAAACCAACCCCGATGTGGGACAGTCAAAGGGCGTGTTCGGCAAGACAAAGTTCGCCGACACCTCGCGCATCGGCATTACCGGTTTCTGTTGGGGCGGCGCGGTAACTTGGATGGCGGCGTCTTCCATCCCTGACATCAAGGCGGGCGTGGCATGGTACGGGCGTCTGGAGCGTCCGGCGGCGACCGATTTCCTCGGCAAGGAAGACCGTCAGTGGCCGATCGACCGCGCCTCCGGGCTGCGTCGCCCGGTTCTGGGTCTCTATGCCGGTCAGGACGGCGGTATTTCATTGGAAAGTGTTGAGCGCATGAACGCAGCGCTCAAAGCGTCTGGTAAGACCCCCAGCTATATCAAGGTCTATAAGGACGCCAAGCACGGCTTCCATGCCGACTACCGCGCCCTTTATAACGAGACAGCCGCAAAGGAAGGCTGGGCCGAATTGCTCAAGTGGTTCGGGACATATTTGTAA
- the hrcA gene encoding heat-inducible transcriptional repressor HrcA, whose protein sequence is MKTSLSTLMSGTASLTELDTRAREVFRQVVESYLETGEPVGSRTLSKGGIALSPASIRNTLSDLAELGLLSAPHISAGRMPTHQGLRLFVDGLLEVGDVAQDAKREIEARLTARGMTFDSALREASNLLSGLAGGAGVVMTPSFEAGVRYVEFIKLAPDQALAVLVFDDGRVENRLMTLDPGVTPADLIEASNYLSTRLRGRTLSEAGHDLRAELEAERQLLNEAATGLIARGLAAWAGGETDKRALIVRGQANLLEASALEDLERVRALFEDLEEKEELINLLDNVRSAQGVRIFIGSESKLFSLSGSAVIAAPYMMGGQTQKVVGAIGVIGPARLNYARIIPLVDYTAKILGRLLEQERP, encoded by the coding sequence ATGAAGACATCGCTCTCGACCCTGATGAGTGGCACGGCCTCGCTGACCGAACTGGACACGCGGGCGCGTGAGGTATTTCGTCAAGTCGTCGAGTCTTATCTAGAAACCGGGGAGCCGGTGGGGTCGCGCACCCTGTCGAAGGGTGGAATTGCCCTGTCCCCGGCGTCGATCCGCAACACCCTGTCCGATCTCGCCGAACTGGGCCTGCTCAGTGCGCCACATATTTCCGCCGGGCGTATGCCAACGCATCAGGGTCTGCGCCTGTTCGTAGATGGCCTGCTGGAGGTCGGCGACGTGGCCCAGGACGCCAAGCGCGAGATCGAAGCACGCCTGACAGCCAGAGGCATGACCTTTGACAGCGCCCTGCGCGAAGCCTCGAACCTGCTGTCGGGGCTGGCGGGTGGGGCGGGTGTGGTCATGACGCCTTCGTTTGAGGCCGGGGTGCGTTATGTCGAATTCATCAAGCTGGCCCCTGATCAGGCGCTGGCGGTGCTGGTTTTCGATGACGGGCGGGTCGAAAATCGACTGATGACGCTTGATCCGGGGGTAACGCCTGCCGACCTGATCGAAGCCTCCAACTATCTCAGTACGCGCCTTAGGGGGCGCACGCTCAGCGAGGCCGGGCACGACCTGCGCGCCGAGCTTGAGGCCGAGCGTCAACTCCTCAATGAGGCGGCAACCGGTCTTATCGCACGCGGACTGGCCGCCTGGGCGGGCGGCGAGACGGATAAGCGTGCCTTGATCGTGCGGGGGCAGGCCAATCTGCTGGAGGCTTCGGCACTTGAAGACCTGGAGCGGGTGCGCGCCCTGTTCGAGGACCTGGAAGAAAAGGAAGAGCTTATCAACCTGCTCGACAATGTGCGTTCGGCACAGGGGGTAAGAATTTTTATCGGATCAGAATCGAAACTGTTTTCTTTGTCCGGTTCGGCTGTTATTGCAGCGCCCTATATGATGGGCGGTCAGACCCAGAAGGTCGTCGGCGCCATCGGCGTCATCGGGCCCGCCCGGTTGAATTATGCGCGCATCATCCCACTTGTGGATTACACCGCGAAAATCCTCGGCCGCCTGCTGGAGCAGGAACGGCCCTAA
- a CDS encoding DUF2975 domain-containing protein: MRFLGPRSISSLLKTALDVVYYGLFAMIVAVGIAALCLLSVPTLAAEVMARMKMVAQINGTQQAILMLAFAVSLSGYLLIMRWTRQVFRTLAEGDVFHPDNTLRLRWIGFGLAGVELYSYASRALAEAILKMPVEPVYGMRAVTAWFSVLVVFVLAEVFKEGARLRAEANLTI; encoded by the coding sequence ATGCGTTTTCTGGGCCCGCGTTCGATTTCCAGCCTGCTCAAGACGGCCCTCGATGTCGTCTATTACGGCCTGTTCGCTATGATCGTAGCCGTGGGGATCGCCGCCTTGTGTTTGTTGTCAGTGCCAACGCTTGCCGCCGAAGTGATGGCGCGCATGAAGATGGTGGCGCAGATCAACGGCACGCAGCAGGCGATCCTTATGCTGGCCTTCGCGGTGTCACTCTCAGGCTATCTGCTGATCATGCGTTGGACACGACAGGTTTTTCGCACCCTGGCCGAAGGTGATGTCTTCCACCCGGACAATACGCTGCGCCTTCGCTGGATCGGCTTCGGACTGGCCGGAGTAGAGCTTTATTCCTATGCGTCGCGCGCTCTGGCTGAGGCCATACTTAAAATGCCGGTGGAGCCCGTCTATGGGATGCGGGCTGTGACGGCATGGTTTTCGGTGCTGGTCGTCTTCGTTTTGGCCGAAGTGTTCAAGGAAGGGGCGCGGCTGAGGGCCGAAGCCAATCTGACCATATGA